Genomic window (Culex pipiens pallens isolate TS chromosome 3, TS_CPP_V2, whole genome shotgun sequence):
CTGAAACCAATACCACCAAAACTTCGATTTCGATGTGTTCGTGTGCAGACGATTCGGCTGACATGAGCTACCAGCGTACCGTGAATCGTCGCAAAACCGATCTTATGCCCACCATTCCTAGTCCTCGCGATAGCTCTAGATCATCTCTCGGCACTCACAcccccagaacaccaggtagtattcttttatttgttttcacattttattttccattttttgtttacaaatctaACAAGCCCTCGTTTCCCGAAAAAAATGCcgacttttaacaaaaaataaaagaaatcacTCACATTAGTAAACGTCCCCCTCTCCCCCCTTTTCACTAATACCACCTCAACAACTCATCCAGTAGTAGTGTAGCAGAACTGTGTTGTCCCCAGTTAGTTTAGTGCTCTAtcgttttttatcgtttttatgtCAATGTTGTCTCGTGTATCGTTTTGTGCCAAAACTGTGAGCGTGTCCTACATCTGCTTGTGGCCGTTTTAGCGCAAACTGCATGAGTGTGTTCGCGTCTGGTGTCAGACGCGAACTGTCCCCGTTGTCTTCCTTTATACTCTAGTACTACAGTTTAAGTATTCCTTAAGTTATGAACGTCCCCTTTGCTCAAACTGCATGTCTCACCACAGTGTACACACCTTATTTCtttcgatttttaattttcttttgcaTCGTGATTTTGTTTTTACCCTCTTTCCACCGCGTGCGCGCCactgcaatgaaaaaaaaaacaaaacttgggTACCCAGGTCGAGCCTTCTCGATGACACGCTTGGACCAGCTGGCCCAGCCGCGGCGCCGTAACGGCGAACACATCAGTGCAATCCTGGAGCGCGAGCGCCGCCAAGCCCTGGAGCTGGAGAACATGACGCGGCTGTCGCTGTCCTCGTCCCGGTCGTCCCCGACGGCGGACGGCAAGCGGATGTCCCGCAGCATGTCCCAGCTGGCGACGGCCGGCCACCACCACAGTGGCAAATTCCGGTTCCACGACTCGTCGTCCTCGTCCGTCGGCGGCCGTGGTGCCCGCAAGTCCTCGTTCAACGCGTCGTCGTCCCACTCGGACTCGCCGATGGGACGGGCGGACACCTCCAAGAGTATGTCCCAGCTGAACACGGCCGGCCGGCACCACGCGTCCACGCGGCTCTCCAGAACCGAGCGCCTCCGCCAGCAGGTCCGGGAACAGCTGAACGGCTCCCACCAGACTTCCACGCTGGTTTCCACGACCGCAACAGGTGCGAGCGATTGcgtcaaaaaaaatctccgGGAATTTCTTGGTGTAACCTAAGATCACAAAACACACACTCAGTAATCTAAATTTTTCGTTTTGGTAATTAATCGTTGGAAACCTCGTAACCCCTCTGTCTCTCGTAAGGTGGTCAACCGgctaacacacacacatacaccgtTTAGGCTAGAACTGTCTTCTTCAAAACCTGGCGGGTCGGGTCGCAGCGTTCCGCGCATTCTAGTACTACGAAAGtgcgaaaaaaaacacatacacGGCTAGCACCAACACAAACCCACTTCAAGCGTGCGGCGTAGTAGGCGGCGCTGCGTAGATCTCTAACTCTGCCAGGAATACTCACCTCGAAAACTGACACAAGCGGTGTGGTTTGGTGGAtgggtttttgttttgattacgTTTGCACAGGGAGTACTTTTGTTTTGAAAGGGAACAGTGTAGTACTAGATTTACAGGTTTCAGTCGTTAGCTTAAGTTAGAGAAGTAAGACTGATGACCTTTGATGTGACGGTTTAGCACTACGAACAAATTCAACGCACTTTCGaggaattttatttattttggagTACTAGATTGATACTCTTTTATTGATAAGCAAGTGTCTTTATTAGGTTTTTGTTGAAGCAATGTTATTTTTTCGTGCCTgtagaatttctttttttttgtgcagtacgagattgatttttttcgaataaagtATTAATCTAGTACTAGAATATTTGTGATGCAATCACGTTAagatttttactattttacaaaaaataaaaaaagaatcacTAATCTCATCTGAACAATAAATTTTGCGGAACAGATTTATGTGATCTATTACTGCATTtcttgaagctttttttttttttggcttcatATGAATCCAAATAACTAAAGCATActtattcaaacaaaattctcttagtcttatttttaaaaattaaaaaggaacTCATAAAAATCAACGAATATCAATTATAGAtggattttagcaaaataaggtgtttttttttgtaaaaaaaatatgattaaaatttttcttattttgcatCTTTGGTTTGAACAATTAAAAAAGATgtcataccgtcatcaggggtgacattgggtctggggtgagattgggtcatacaaatttcagaatttttgtatgacccaatctcacccccccagacccaatgtcacccctgatgacggtacaaaaataacacaaattttcaaaattcttatgtGTCAATACGGTATTATGTGATCATTTTAGTATTTGATActtaaactgcaaatattttaaataatgctTTGTAAATTACTCTTGttgtaaattatcaaaaaaaaaaattcaaacaaggTTAATGTGAAAATTGTTGTGTTCTACTTCAAATACTCCAAAATGCTGTGAAAACCTATTCAAATTTAACATCATTTATCATCCAATAAGCAAATTATCaagattttagtatttaaaaaatacagtttgaaaattgtaaaatcaaACACACCAGGTAAAATGTTTGACACGTGTGATGcaactatgaaaatttaaaataaaaaaaacatggtttttgtaaaaatggtaGTATACTATTTCGTCTCCAGTGCTGtgcaaatcaattcaaaatttcgcctttttcagcactcaaaccACACAATATTCCAATTTCTGTATTCCaaaagttacacttttttaCGCcacataagtattttttttgttggcagGCTGTGCTTTTGCTGTGccatgaaaaataagtatttaaggaaaaaaaattctgatcaaatttgaaaatcaattcaatttttttttttgcccgagCCGCCAATAATGATAATTTATGTActaaattctgtaaaaaattaagtattttacgCCATATAAGTAATTTTGGATATGTTATAacgttttaatcaaaattttacatattttacaaataggttgcaaattctgaaaatgtcagtattttcaaaaagtgatattttgtgaaaatttgaatactgCACAATTACTCTACAGttacaaaaatccattcaaagTTTGTGTCGTTTGCCAGTCATATTGCAAAGAAtgacaatattttgataaatgtgttttttttttcaatttgattttttttaccgccATATCTGAAGTTGATAGATTTCATTCATTGATTGGCGTTTTTGAACAACTATGTTGCAAACAATGAAAAttgtggtgttttttttttaaatactaaaatccTAACATCTTAATActaaaattgtcataaaataccggatttaaaaaaaaaactcacattttcaatattttcaatttgggtatcaaacgaagcaaaatttttaatgctttttaactttccaaatgttttttttgaaaaacctaaaattttcacaaaataacgtatttttcgaaaatactcaaacttttataattttcaatagaggtatcaaacgaagcaaaattttgtatgctttttcactttacaagagttttttttaaatactaacattttcataaaattccgtatttttcgaaagtactcagattttcaaaacatcggggtatcaaacgaagcgaaattttgcatgcttcatacaaacattcaaattttgtatgcattataaaaaaattgttcgtttgataccgatattgcaaattatgaaaatttgaatatgttaaaaaatacgttattttgtgaaaattttagcgtttgcgaaaaaataattttaataatgtgaaaatgcattcaaaattttgcttcgtttgatacccatattgcaaattatgaaaatttgagttctttCCAAAAATACGGCATGttgcgaaaatttaagtttttttttttaatttcaatttattggaatgtatacaaaatttcgcttcgtttgatacccatattgcaaatgatGAAACTTTGAGTACATTCGAAATTacggtgttttgtgaaaatgttagtattttcaaaataaaatttaataatgtcaaaatgcaaacaaaatttcgcttcgtctgatacccatattgcaaattatacaaCTTTAAGTACAttcgaaaatacggtattttgtgaaaattttagtactttaaaaaaaaatatctaagaatgtgaaaaattcgcttcgtttgaagCCCATATtgcaattgttgaaaattttagtatttttgaaaaaatacggcaatatgtgaaaattttagtatttttcaaaaaaaaaactcttaaaaagagaaaaatcattaaaaaaaattcgtttCGTATGATTTTGCACATTATGAAAACGTGAAtacattcagaaaaaaaggtattttgtgaacaattttgagtacctttTACACTTTGAAacataatacaaaaatattcttAGAGAaaccattgaaaatttaacatggtatggttgaattaagtcgatttgAGAAAGAttttcgttatcgttatcgagcctcgataattttatcgttaacaaccttgcaaaatattatgtttttgaGCAAATACTTTTGAACTTACCATGTTAGCATAAATATAACTTTATTAATTACTATTACGTctaagagttttttgtttgaatgagTTCGTTTAgattagtaaattttactagGATTTTCGCAATAAATCAAAAGTATAGAAAAAGGTCGATAGCGATGACGATAATAATATCGTTATCGTTGTCAAAGCCTAGATAACCAAAATCTTTATTGGGAGAAGTTCAGAAAAAGGCTACAATTTTTTAACGGTTGTCAATTCAAagaagtgaaaatcagcaagaAAAACACAACCACACAGAAAGATTTGACGTTTAGCCTTGTTACCAATACATCCTTACTTTGAGCGCATCGCTGCTCACTAGAATAAAAGGCTCATAGTAAGCAGTTTAGGAATAGTCAAAAGATCACTGAATTGTTTATTTTCTTTCtgaactttttcttacttttactaTTCTTTCACATTCTAAGAGTTGCTTTAACTCTGATCTTctttgaactttttgcatgatttgGGTTAAATTGggtaattgtttttatttttgtagggAAATGGTACAAACTGTGCATCTAGCTTTTAAGTATTCGTAGTCGCATGAACTTTCTATGTATTGGTGATGGTACCCTTTTCAGTAGTTTTTGGTAGATATCAACGCAACACAATGACAATATCACGTAATGGTGAAGGTTTGGATTCACCGTAATGGTTCGCGCTTCTTCGAGCGGGTGGGGTTCTCCAAATCGGAAGCTTCGCTAGCTTGGTCCTTAATACAACCTCGATGTAAATAGAGATGACCGTAGTGGAATGTTCTAATCTAGTACTACTCGCTGCAAACAATGGGAATGCGCTTCAACTCGTATCATATTGATTCTACTAtcgctttgtttgattttgttttatccATATTCATAATATTCTTCGTTTTATGAAATATATACCCAACTTCCCTTCAGCTGATCAAATCCAGTATCCTTCCGTAGTtcctacacggatagaaatcctgtaagcaaatccggtaatTTGACAACAATGAAATGTTTCCAAttcgtcaacttttttttcgattttgaacaacaatgtagtcgattttgaaaacatttgcaacgaaatcgcaaaaaaaatgctgaagattttggaaacaattcaatgttgtcaaattcaacaacacagagttaccggatttgcttgcaggatttttatccgtgcACCCAACATTTGCTCTTGAATCCCACCAGTCTTCCCAAATGCGAACCTTTAGTTCCACCAGTCTTCCCAATCGCAGTATGCGTTTCCACCAGTCTTCCCAAAATAACGTCCCACACTCCAACTCCAACAAATTCACCACCATACCTCAACTCATCATTCATAACTATTTCTAcccatcaaaaaacaaaaaacaaccccATTACGTTTTACACCATTACCATTATCGTCTCTGTATTTCTCCTTCGCAACTGCTGCCTGCCGCTGCGATCTCTGTTCGCTGTCCCGTGTTTGCGTTGTGTACACAGGTTTGCGTTCCGGCGAAATCACCCCGAACAGTCTGAACCCGTCCCGGCCGGGCAGTGCCATGTCCAGCTCGACGACCGCGTCCGGCGTCGTCTACCGGCGGTCCCTGCCAGCGTCCGCCGGAAGCCAGCGCAAGCCCCGCCCCATCTCGATCGCCGTCACCGGAGTGTCGGGCCTCGCGAAAGAAGGTTTGCTATTCTAGTACTTCACCATTACCTACACCCATCACTACTCTACTTTTTCCCCGATCACCAACATCACCGCATGAAACACACTCACACCATCATTCGCAAGCATCATGAACTCTCACACATCGACGTTGATTCTAAGAATGAAAAAGAGTTCCCGAATGTGACCCCCCACCTCCCCCTTTTTTCCCCGGTTCCTTGCATCCCTCGATGATTTCCCCCGTTGAGCTCTCCCCGATGTAGACTGTAAGCTTACACTTGAGAAAAAATGAGGTACTAGAGCAAGAAGCACGTATCCGACCACCGAGGAACGCTACATCTCTCCCCGTACCGAAACCTGTAAACACTTGTAAACAGTATTATCTTTTGTACAAAAACAACTTTCGAACGGCATCTGGAATGCTCGTCCTAAAGCCCGCTACCTTTCGATgtaaagtttttatatttttttgttttactttcatTTCTATGTAGCTTTTACGTTCTTTCTGttgttcttttaaattcttgatttttatggGTTCAACTGTACTGTATCCCACctataaataagttttttattgtttgtaaTTTGGGTACTCTCACACCACGATGTGTGAAATGATGTAGTACCAGATTTGTGCCTAGAGCAATTGGTGTAAGCTAAACGGTTCGATCGTATCACTTACTAACACCGTCACCTAAATTTCAACCATTTCAGCGCAATTCCGGGCGTTGCGGCAGCGCTGGGTTTGATGAAGTGATTGTGGTGCGGTACTAGATTAAGGACTGGAACGTCAAAATTAATCAACAACATTCATATGTTCGGGTTTTAAGACCTGTAGTGCGTTTGCAACTAGTACCAATCTAGTACCACCCAACGCTCCTAAATCGCTTCAACATACCCAGCAAACTGCTGGCATCAACCCAGAATAATCCCAAGGTCATTCCATCCAATCTAACTGATCTTTACCTCCCTTCCCCAATCCACCCTAAAAAAACAGAGAAACCGCCACTTCCGAAATCGTCCACGGGCAACACCAGCTCGACCAGCCTGGAACGCAAGCGATCCCAAAGCGGCACCAGCACACCGGCCAAGCCGGCCGCTCCGGACACTCCGGCCCGCAAGCACTCGAGCGCCGAGCGGCCACATCGCGTTGGCAGCAACAGTGCGAGCGCTCGCGGCACTCCGAAGGCGTCGTCCACGCCGCTGCAGTCCCCGGGACCGGAAAAGGCCAACCGTACGCTGCACGATTCGCTGGTCAAGACGGGCAAGAAGCAAGCCAGCCAGGAACAGCTGGCGACACCACTGCCCAAGGAGGGCTCCTCGGTCAGTGCCAAGAGCGCCGACGAGAAGCCGGTTGAGGTCGTGGAACAGAAGCACGAGGAACAGCTGACGGAGACCATCGCAGCGGTGGAGAGCGTTGTCCAGGAACAGCAGATCATTGTGACTGAAAGCAAGACGGAAGCGGAGGTCGTTGCCGAGCCGGAACCCGTTAAGGAACAACCACAACTGGTTGAACCGGATCAGGTTGCCAACAGTCACGAGGAGAAGAAGGATGACATGAAGGACAGTACCGTGGCGGCGCCACTGCCAGCTGCCGTCACCAACCTGCTCGACGCCCAGGACGGCTCCAACGGAGATCTGATGACAGCTTCGATGATCGCAAAGCGCATCACCACCGAGGAGGAAGCCAAGGCTGCACTGGCCGAGCGCCGTCGGCTGGCCCGCGAGGAAGCCGAACGTCAGGCCGAGCTGGAGCGCCAGCGCATCGCCGCCGAAGAGGAAGCCGAAGCGCAGCGTCAGTACGAGGAGGAGGAGCGACTGCGCAAGCTCGAGGAGGAATCGATCAGGCTGGCCGAGGAAGCCCGCCGCCTGGAGGAGGAACGTCTGCAGCAGGCCATCGAGGAGGCGACCAAGCGCGAGGAGGAAGAGAAGCTGCGCCGTGAAGAGGAAGCCCGCCAGAAGATCGAGCGGGAAGAATCGGAGCGAAAGGCCCGCGAGGAAGCGGAACGTCAGCGCATCGAGATGGCCGAACGACTTAAGAAGGAGGAGAAGGAGCGCGAGGAGCGACGGAAGCGGGTGGAGGCGATCATGTCGCGTACCCGGGCAAAGGGTGGCAGTGCGACGAACACGCCGACGAAGGTGAGTACCGATTTGTTTGAGTTCTCTGTAGAATCCCTAAGATTTGAAGGTTTACCGCCGTAATAAGCAAGAGGTAGTCAGTTTTTGACCCCGGACCATactcgcatagcttcagtgagtatggtagactactttgttgatattTCGAGATGCCCTGGGTCATTCaaagactccctggagttaagatctttaCGTCTACGGCCGTAACAAGTGAAAGGTCGGCGGATTTTGACCCCCGATCATACTCGCATAGCTTCATTGAGTATGATGGATTAATTTGTTGATATTTTGGGATGGCCTGAGCTATCCATGGACTCTTTAGAGTAAAGATCTGTACGTCTACCGCCGTAACTTGCAAAAGGTCTCCCCGGACCTAACtcacatagcttcagtgagtatggtagacttctTTGTTGCTATGTTGAAATCCTgtgtcatccaaggactctctGGAGTTAAGACCTTTGGGTCTACCGCCCTAAAAAGAGTTTGTCCCTTAATCAGACTCGCATTCATTGAGTATGGTAGATTACTTTGTTGGTATTTTGGAATGGCCTGAGTCATcaaaggactccctagagttaagatctgtacgtctaccaccgtaacaagcgtGAGGTCGCTGGATTATGACCTTGGAACATACTCGCATagtttcagtgagtatggtagaatacttttttgatattttgagatATCCTGGGTCTTCCAATGGCTACCAGGGGTTTGGGTCTACCTCCGTAACAAGCGAGAGGTCGGTGGATTTTGACCCTGGACCAGACTTGTATagtttcagtgagtatggtagactactttgatgATATTTTGAGATGTTtcgggtcatccaaggactccctggagttaagacctTTGGGTCTATAGCCGTAACAAGCGAGAGGTCGCTGGATTTTGACCCTGAATCAGACTcggatagcttcagtgagtttgTTAGAATACCTTGTTGATAttttgggatgtcctgggtcatccaaggactctctGGAGTTAAGACTTTTgcgtctaccgccgtaacaagcgagAGGTCggcggattttgaccccggatcatactCGCAAACCTTCAGTGAATATGGTAGACTCTTTGTTGCTATATTGGGAAGTCCTGGTTCATCCAAAGACTCCCTGGAGCTAAGACCTTTGAATCTACAGACATAATAAATAAGAGGTTGGCAAATTGTAACCCCGAATCATactcgcatagcttcagtgagtacggtagactacttttttgatttgttaGGAGGGTCCTGGGTATTCCAAGGTCTCCCTGGAGTTAACGTCGGTGTCTGACGCCTTACCCGCCGTAATTCAATGTTAGATACTATATTGCTAACCTTCTACTGTCTCCCCCCGCAGCAATCCGACGAGAAGGATAACGCCATGAGCAAGAGCCACATCGTCATGTCCAGCACACCGGCCGTAACGGCCGACACGACCATGTCGATGACGGAATCGATGCTCGGATCCGTTGATCAGCCGCAGCAGTCACAAGAGCAGGACCAGGCGCCCTCCTCCGGCGCGGAATCGCTCGAGCAAGCCGTCCAGGCGCTCTCGCtggagaacaacaacaacaacgccaACAGCAACGGCAACGgcaaccacaacaacaacaacggcgaCTACGAGCGCTCCGTAACGGAGAAGGAGAACCTGCTGCTCGGTGCGTTCAACAACAACGGCCACGACAACAACGGCTCGTCGGCCGGCAGCCAGCAGCCCTCGTCGCTCGAGTCGAGCTCGACAACGCCCGGCGCCACCACCAACGGCAAGTCGACGCCCGGCGCAACGACGATCGCCGAGACGACGGAGCTGATCATCGAGGACGCGATCATGAGCGGCCAAACCAACGGCCACAAGAACGGCAGTATTGATAATGTGTTGTAAGTAGCATCAATTTGTATGTTATTTTTGTTTGGGATTACATTTTGTACCAAGCGATGTTATAGAAGCTCCGCTTGCCACTAATCTAGTACTGCGCTAGAAGTGTCCCCTTTCTTCCCTGTGTGTGCGTCTCTCTTCAAGT
Coding sequences:
- the LOC120413036 gene encoding zinc finger CCCH domain-containing protein 13 isoform X2 → MISVKRCAATNLSATPHHHHHQQQHHHHNGHHVPVQVRSLSAGRAAGKSNGTAVSGITGSNNNNRLIRSRNSPYLGGGYSSGGSPGGGPAIIANGGSLYYSNNSVLGPTKSRSGLSEAGSDIYDELDSLFLVPKCALTYDKAMSLRKDLAAYDFNIRILEDTPRGNVWISGNRDASVQKQTRPSSANKVPFAPLSNAHADELQREREERIKQTKERQNEERQRKLEELKAQALAAQKFREQKEEERRRRMEDLRRRENDRRSQVEERRRAIQEAENERRQYILQKNQERDQRMDAKRRNERSSIQFAFGSSTPRMIETSDSGMCSSFWAHRRATSITNVAYTGAPLTRRSSERELTDGSSKKRATSASGLDRSTDDMRRMSSSMYEVFNWASSGAECPKKLTLSLAGAGINIDEPPSRAERAAAAAAVAARKDDSADMSYQRTVNRRKTDLMPTIPSPRDSSRSSLGTHTPRTPGRAFSMTRLDQLAQPRRRNGEHISAILERERRQALELENMTRLSLSSSRSSPTADGKRMSRSMSQLATAGHHHSGKFRFHDSSSSSVGGRGARKSSFNASSSHSDSPMGRADTSKSMSQLNTAGRHHASTRLSRTERLRQQVREQLNGSHQTSTLVSTTATGLRSGEITPNSLNPSRPGSAMSSSTTASGVVYRRSLPASAGSQRKPRPISIAVTGVSGLAKEEKPPLPKSSTGNTSSTSLERKRSQSGTSTPAKPAAPDTPARKHSSAERPHRVGSNSASARGTPKASSTPLQSPGPEKANRTLHDSLVKTGKKQASQEQLATPLPKEGSSVSAKSADEKPVEVVEQKHEEQLTETIAAVESVVQEQQIIVTESKTEAEVVAEPEPVKEQPQLVEPDQVANSHEEKKDDMKDSTVAAPLPAAVTNLLDAQDGSNGDLMTASMIAKRITTEEEAKAALAERRRLAREEAERQAELERQRIAAEEEAEAQRQYEEEERLRKLEEESIRLAEEARRLEEERLQQAIEEATKREEEEKLRREEEARQKIEREESERKAREEAERQRIEMAERLKKEEKEREERRKRVEAIMSRTRAKGGSATNTPTKQSDEKDNAMSKSHIVMSSTPAVTADTTMSMTESMLGSVDQPQQSQEQDQAPSSGAESLEQAVQALSLENNNNNANSNGNGNHNNNNGDYERSVTEKENLLLGAFNNNGHDNNGSSAGSQQPSSLESSSTTPGATTNGKSTPGATTIAETTELIIEDAIMSGQTNGHKNGSIDNVFTQNPPTVDAKFLTHFDDADELAPVLPPSDATDNLTNPLDAANDDLVAAPPTSQLIDFSSFQSLTAEQSEQPPQQPADDQDPFNLNINSINNNNTNINNSSSVNPFDDDSSSLVVTGSTTSFSTNTTTSLFGGSDANLISNSNFLNNNSTRLVVTSDGQDNRDLSLL
- the LOC120413036 gene encoding serine/arginine repetitive matrix protein 2 isoform X7; translation: MISVKRCAATNLSATPHHHHHQQQHHHHNGHHVPVQVRSLSAGRAAGKSNGTAVSGITGSNNNNRLIRSRNSPYLGGGYSSGGSPGGGPAIIANGGSLYYSNNSVLGPTKSRSGLSEAGSDIYDELDSLFLVPKCALTYDKAMSLRKDLAAYDFNIRILEDTPRGNVWISGNRDASVQKQTRPSSANKDRHQRPHSVNHTLHWFACVGEDLDSAAPATATNGYGNEDELQREREERIKQTKERQNEERQRKLEELKAQALAAQKFREQKEEERRRRMEDLRRRENDRRSQVEERRRAIQEAENERRQYILQKNQERDQRMDAKRRNERSSIQFAFGSSTPRMIETSDSGMCSSFWAHRRATSITNVAYTGAPLTRRSSERELTDGSSKKRATSASGLDRSTDGRAFSMTRLDQLAQPRRRNGEHISAILERERRQALELENMTRLSLSSSRSSPTADGKRMSRSMSQLATAGHHHSGKFRFHDSSSSSVGGRGARKSSFNASSSHSDSPMGRADTSKSMSQLNTAGRHHASTRLSRTERLRQQVREQLNGSHQTSTLVSTTATGLRSGEITPNSLNPSRPGSAMSSSTTASGVVYRRSLPASAGSQRKPRPISIAVTGVSGLAKEEKPPLPKSSTGNTSSTSLERKRSQSGTSTPAKPAAPDTPARKHSSAERPHRVGSNSASARGTPKASSTPLQSPGPEKANRTLHDSLVKTGKKQASQEQLATPLPKEGSSVSAKSADEKPVEVVEQKHEEQLTETIAAVESVVQEQQIIVTESKTEAEVVAEPEPVKEQPQLVEPDQVANSHEEKKDDMKDSTVAAPLPAAVTNLLDAQDGSNGDLMTASMIAKRITTEEEAKAALAERRRLAREEAERQAELERQRIAAEEEAEAQRQYEEEERLRKLEEESIRLAEEARRLEEERLQQAIEEATKREEEEKLRREEEARQKIEREESERKAREEAERQRIEMAERLKKEEKEREERRKRVEAIMSRTRAKGGSATNTPTKQSDEKDNAMSKSHIVMSSTPAVTADTTMSMTESMLGSVDQPQQSQEQDQAPSSGAESLEQAVQALSLENNNNNANSNGNGNHNNNNGDYERSVTEKENLLLGAFNNNGHDNNGSSAGSQQPSSLESSSTTPGATTNGKSTPGATTIAETTELIIEDAIMSGQTNGHKNGSIDNVFTQNPPTVDAKFLTHFDDADELAPVLPPSDATDNLTNPLDAANDDLVAAPPTSQLIDFSSFQSLTAEQSEQPPQQPADDQDPFNLNINSINNNNTNINNSSSVNPFDDDSSSLVVTGSTTSFSTNTTTSLFGGSDANLISNSNFLNNNSTRLVVTSDGQDNRDLSLL
- the LOC120413036 gene encoding ensconsin isoform X18; translation: MISVKRCAATNLSATPHHHHHQQQHHHHNGHHVPVQVRSLSAGRAAGKSNGTAVSGITGSNNNNRLIRSRNSPYLGGGYSSGGSPGGGPAIIANGGSLYYSNNSVLGPTKSRSGLSEAGSDIYDELDSLFLVPKCALTYDKAMSLRKDLAAYDFNIRILEDTPRGNVWISGNRDASVQKQTRPSSANKDRHQRPHSVNHTLHWFACVGEDLDSAAPATATNGYGNEDELQREREERIKQTKERQNEERQRKLEELKAQALAAQKFREQKEEERRRRMEDLRRRENDRRSQVEERRRAIQEAENERRQYILQKNQERDQRMDAKRRNERSSIQFAFGSSTPRMIETSDSGMCSSFWAHRRATSITNVAYTGAPLTRRSSERELTDGSSKKRATSASGLDRSTDDDSADMSYQRTVNRRKTDLMPTIPSPRDSSRSSLGTHTPRTPEKPPLPKSSTGNTSSTSLERKRSQSGTSTPAKPAAPDTPARKHSSAERPHRVGSNSASARGTPKASSTPLQSPGPEKANRTLHDSLVKTGKKQASQEQLATPLPKEGSSVSAKSADEKPVEVVEQKHEEQLTETIAAVESVVQEQQIIVTESKTEAEVVAEPEPVKEQPQLVEPDQVANSHEEKKDDMKDSTVAAPLPAAVTNLLDAQDGSNGDLMTASMIAKRITTEEEAKAALAERRRLAREEAERQAELERQRIAAEEEAEAQRQYEEEERLRKLEEESIRLAEEARRLEEERLQQAIEEATKREEEEKLRREEEARQKIEREESERKAREEAERQRIEMAERLKKEEKEREERRKRVEAIMSRTRAKGGSATNTPTKQSDEKDNAMSKSHIVMSSTPAVTADTTMSMTESMLGSVDQPQQSQEQDQAPSSGAESLEQAVQALSLENNNNNANSNGNGNHNNNNGDYERSVTEKENLLLGAFNNNGHDNNGSSAGSQQPSSLESSSTTPGATTNGKSTPGATTIAETTELIIEDAIMSGQTNGHKNGSIDNVFTQNPPTVDAKFLTHFDDADELAPVLPPSDATDNLTNPLDAANDDLVAAPPTSQLIDFSSFQSLTAEQSEQPPQQPADDQDPFNLNINSINNNNTNINNSSSVNPFDDDSSSLVVTGSTTSFSTNTTTSLFGGSDANLISNSNFLNNNSTRLVVTSDGQDNRDLSLL